Proteins found in one Lycium ferocissimum isolate CSIRO_LF1 chromosome 6, AGI_CSIRO_Lferr_CH_V1, whole genome shotgun sequence genomic segment:
- the LOC132059981 gene encoding kirola-like codes for MGVKGKLIGSVEVKCGGHLVHDILHTNTHHIPNISPSKISKFEIHEGEIVKVGSVVSWKYNDDGKEKFVKEVIEAVDLQKKSITWKVIGGDLLELYNSFTIITSCEDQWTTCAFVYEKKTEDTPEPLVPFGFILNLVKDLEGHLLK; via the exons atgggtGTGAAAGGCAAGTTGATTGGTTCTGTAGAGGTGAAGTGTGGAGGACACTTGGTTCATGATATTTTGCACACCAATACTCATCATATACCCAACATAAGCCCTAGCAAGATTAGCAAATTTGAGATTCATGAAGGTGAAATCGTAAAGGTTGGTTCAGTAGTTAGCTGGAAATATAACGACG ATGGAAAAGAAAAGTTTGTTAAGGAAGTGATTGAAGCCGTTGATCTTCAGAAGAAATCAATCACTTGGAAAGTGATTGGAGGAGATTTGCTAGAGTTGTACAATTCCTTTACTATAATCACGTCATGTGAAGATCAGTGGACTACATGTGCATTTGTGTATGAGAAAAAAACTGAAGATACCCCAGAGCCTCTTGTTCCCTTTGGTTTTATCCTTAATTTGGTCAAAGATTTGGAGGGTCACCTTCTCAAGTAG